One Rosa chinensis cultivar Old Blush chromosome 5, RchiOBHm-V2, whole genome shotgun sequence genomic region harbors:
- the LOC112164365 gene encoding mitogen-activated protein kinase kinase kinase 1, whose translation MNQHLEREHPISPSLVEAIEESRILPIFYNVANVDVRYCKTSFEKAFQEHESSGRHTSDKMKGWKDASNHVVSLCRWQTKNYKTDRELVETIVDFVCRQVKPIEIGFTISTNWKKGHLLGCGSFGSVYEGISDGGCFIAVKEVSLLDQGKVSQLEQEIALLSQCKHENIVQYYGTQKDESKLYIFLELVTKGSLQKLYQTYPLTDLHVSVYTRQILQGLKYLHGQNVIHRDIKCANILVHANGSVKLADFGLAKTIKMNDIISCRGTANWMAPEVVEHENPGYGLPADIWSLGCTVLEMLTRMVPYPNLEWMAALWKIMKGEPPLVPDSLSREAQDFIHLCLQVEPDNRPTAAQLLKHPFVNKPLPPTSSGSVSPYNHHRQS comes from the exons ATGAATCAACATCTTGAACGAGAGCACCCCATTTCTCCCTCTCTCGTGGaggcaattgaagaatcaaG AATTCTTCCAATTTTTTATAATGTGGCAAACGTTGATGTACGGTACTGCAAGACGAGTTTCGAAAAAGCTTTCCAAGAGCATGAAAGCTCTGGGCGACACACATCAGACAAGATGAAGGGCTGGAAAGATGCTTCAAACCATGTAGTCAGTCTCTGCAGGTGGCAGACAAAGAATTATAA GACTGATAGAGAACTTGTGGAGACAATTGTGGATTTTGTGTGCCGTCAAGTAAAACCTATTGAAATTGGGTTTACAATCTCTACTAATTGGAAAAAGGGTCATCTTCTCGGCTGCGGCTCCTTCGGGTCTGTGTATGAAGGAATTTCTGA TGGCGGATGCTTCATTGCTGTCAAGGAAGTTTCCTTGCTTGATCAAGGAAAAGTTTCTCAACTTGAACAG GAGATTGCACTTCTGAGTCAATGTAAACATGAGAACATAGTTCAGTATTATGGCACACAAAAG GATGAATCAAAGCTCTACATCTTTCTGGAACTTGTAACCAAAGGCTCCCTTCAAAAGCTATATCAAACGTACCCTCTTACAGATTTGCATGTCTCTGTATACACTAGACAGATCTTGCAAGGTCTGAAGTATCTTCACGGCCAAAATGTGATTCACAG GGACATTAAATGTGCAAATATTTTGGTGCATGCTAATGGATCTGTGAAGCTTGCAGACTTTGGCTTGGCAAAG ACTATCAAAATGAACGATATAATTTCTTGCCGAGGAACTGCAAACTGGATGGCCCCTGAG GTTGTTGAACATGAAAATCCAGGTTATGGCCTTCCAGCTGATATATGGAGTCTTGGATGTACTGTGTTGGAGATGTTAACTAGGATGGTTCCATACCCTAATCTCGAATGG ATGGCGGCGTTATGGAAAATTATGAAGGGGGAGCCCCCTCTGGTTCCTGATTCTCTTTCAAGGGAGGCACAAGATTTTATCCATCTATGCTTACAAGTTGAGCCAGATAATCGTCCCACTGCTGCTCAGCTTTTAAAACATCCATTTGTAAATAAGCCCCTTCCTCCCACGTCTTCTGGATCAGTATCTCCTTACAATCACCACAGGCAGAGTTGA